In the Cucurbita pepo subsp. pepo cultivar mu-cu-16 chromosome LG17, ASM280686v2, whole genome shotgun sequence genome, GTCTCGATTCCTTTCAATTTGCCGCAATCTTTCAGgttcttcattcctttcaattttgtttcatcatATCAACACACAAGATCCTTCTCCCCAAAATGCTCTGTTTATAggatgagttttttttttttttaaactctaCTGTTTGAGCTTTCTCCCTACTGCCATATTGCATTAATATTGGAGAAAGCATGTTTATTCAACCATGGCTGAAGGGGAGCTTATTTTTGTTCGTCTCACAAAAAATGGAAGACTCATGCGAGGTTTGCAGCTTTTCCTAATTTCCCCTTTTATATGTCAGAATCTAATGGAATCGGGTAAAGAAGGATCCCTTCATATGAGTTCAGAGGGAAAGCCTAATGACACAGGTGAGCATAGGGAGCGGAGCAGATGTTTTTTGTGCTTTTCATGTTAGCATATGTAGATTAAGAAGTATAATGTTATTCTTGTTTATGTTGCTAGAAATAAAAGAGCGTGTTGATGCCATGTGGGAGCAAATGAATAAAGGGGTGTCTTCTAAAACCTTAAAAGCTTTGTCAACCAAACCATCTCCACCAGTGAATAAAAACTCAAACAAGCCATCCAATGTAAAAATTCACATTCTTCTCTTTCACAATGAGGCAGGTCAAAAAAATAGGAAACAGCATTTCTCTTACTTTATTCTCTCCCCATGTCCCCCGTCTCTAGAATTGGATTTCATATCTTGGTATGGCGTCAAACAAGATTGTTGAACCTCAAGAAAAAGATGTGTCATCGGAAGGATCCAAGGTTCTGCAGAACAGTTCTGATGATGCTAAGGTGCTTGCTGCTACTGCTCTCTCAGCTGTTAGGGACTCTACATCTATTTCTGGCAGAGGGAAAGTTGAGGTGCCAATactatcctttttctttttctacccTTTGCTATTGTTAGAGACTTATAGTGCTGAAAAAGGATTTCATTAGAATATAATTTGGTCAGTTGtttgtattataatttagagGATATCCATCNGTGCTGAAAAAGGATTTCATTAGAATATCATTTGGTCAGTTGtttgtattataatttagagGATATCcatctgtctctctctctctctctctctctctctctctgttttttttccgTCTAGAACAGTTTTTTGGTTAATTGTTCGGTTTAGGCACTTTTCTGAAGAAACAGATGAGAGCTGTACTTGACTTGATGGATGATGTAATGGAGTTTGTTAGGTGGATCCGTCTAGGAGCAAGAATTTTGAGTTCAGATGTTATGACTTTATGGGTGAAGGAGGGTTTGTGGGAAATGTAGCGTGGGCGGGGGAGCAAGGCGTATGAGAGTCCTCCAAGAGGTTATAGGCCTTATAAAACAATAGANGGGATAACTCTAGGAAATGTAATGGAGTTTGTTAGGTGGATCCGTCTAGGAGCAAGAATTTTGAGTTCAGATGTTATGACTTTATGGGTGAAGGAGGGTTTGTGGGAAATGTAGCGTGGGCGGGGGAGCAAGGCGTATGAGAGTCCTCCAAGAGGTTATAGGCCTTATAAAACAATAGAACAGTAAGTTTTGGCATTGGTTATATTGATCTGTTAATTGATGAGCTGAAGGAAAATTGTACTTTTACTTCAACAGATCAGGGAGATAAGGGACTTCGCAGGCCaaaatgttgaaattaaaaagtttgtaGATGCTGATTCAAAGGAAGCACACGAGAAGATGAAGGCACCTGCTGCTACTTCAGCGGTTGATGCAGTCCTGGaacaaattaagaagaaacaaaaacttagTGTTCTTGACAAGACAAAAAAGGACTGGGGAGAGTTCAAGGAAGAAACTAAGGGTCTGGAAGAGGACTTGGATGCTTACAAGAAGAGCTCAAATCAGTATCTTGAGAAAGTTTCGTTTTTGCAGCGAGCTGACTACAGGGAGTTCGAACGAGAGAGGGATGCACGGTTGTCTTTGCAGGCCAGGAGGAGGCCCGACATGCAAGAGGAGCCATGATTAAGCCATCATCCGAAGCTCTGTGAAGATGTGCCCTTAACTGTTGAGGTTCCAGAATTTCTTGTGCGGATCATTTTTCAATAGGAGAGGCAGGGCCATCGGCTTAGCTGATGCAGATGTGATGATTTAGAGTGATACTGGTTTAACAAATACGCTTGACACCTACTTCTATTACTCCAAAGTGTATGTATAGATGAATTATTATACATAACCAACTTGACACCGGTTTAgctgaatatttttataaccAATACTTGACGATTCATGGGTGTCTGCTCCATGTAGAATAGCTTGTTTACAAGCCTCTTGNTATTACTCCAAAGTGTATGTATAGATGAATCATTATACATAACCAACTTGACACCGGTTTAgctgaatatttttataaccAATACTTGACGATTCATCGGTGTCTGCTCCATGTAGAATAGCTTGTTTACAAGCCTCTTGGGGGTCTTGACTTCACCTATCCAGAAGATTCAAAATAATCTAGGCAGAGCTTTCTTTTGCCATGGTAAACCTTATTTTACTCTCAGATATGTGCTTGTTCTGAACATACGAGAAAAATACCAACGAACGAACGTATACGTGCTTTGCACAAACTAGTGTAGTGTAGGTACACTGCGTGNGAACGTATACGTGCTTTGCACAAACTAGTGTAGTGTAGGTACACTGCGTGTAAATTACAACGAAAGTTTGTTCTGTCCTTTCCTGTTATGGAAACTCGACCAAATTATTGTTTCGCGAGAACCAGAGCAGCAGATTTATCTGCTTTCATGCAGGATgggaaggggaaaaaaaaaaaaaaagtctcgAACAAGCAATTTCCAACTcgtcaaaaggaaaaaaggaaaaaagNATTTCCAACTCGTcagaaggaaaaaaggaaaaaagaaaaaaataacaaaacaaaaagtgtCGAAACACTAGATGTGAATGGGCTTGTCATAAGTTGCCATGGCGGCCTCCTTTAATGCCTCACTCATCGTTGGATGAGCATGGCAAACGCGGGCAATATCCTCACTAGCTGCGTCGTATTGCAAGGCCAGTACTGCCTCGTGGATAAGCTCCCCAGCATTGGGCGCCATGATATGGACGCCAAGTATCTTGTCTGTCTCCTTCTCCGCCAAAATTTTGACCACCCCTTCAGCATCATCAATTGCTTTTGCCCTGCTATTTGCCAAGAATGGAAACTTCCCAACACGATATTCCACACCTAGTGCCTTTACCTGCTCCTCAGTCTTCCCAACAGATGCAACCTCTGGATGTGTATAGACAACCCCAGGGACTTTGTCATAGTCAACATGGCCGATCTTCCCAGCTATGAACTCCACGCAGGCAACCCCATCCTCTTCAGCCTTGTGAGCTAACATTGGCCCAGGAATTACGTCTCCAATTGCATAAACACCATCCACATTTGtaacaaatctttcatttACCAAAATCCGCCCTGCCTTATCAGTTTCAATCCCTAACTTGTCTAGCCCAAGTCCAGCAGTGAACGGAGTTCTACCAGCAGATACAAGAACAACATCTGCTTCGAGTGTCGTCTGTTCACCACCAGATGCCGGTTCAAGAGTCAGCTTCACGCCATCCCCTGAAGTATCAACTCCAACCAC is a window encoding:
- the LOC111778607 gene encoding craniofacial development protein 1-like — encoded protein: MESGKEGSLHMSSEGKPNDTEIKERVDAMWEQMNKGVSSKTLKALSTKPSPPVNKNSNKPSNNWISYLGMASNKIVEPQEKDVSSEGSKVLQNSSDDAKVLAATALSAVRDSTSISGRGKVEIREIRDFAGQNVEIKKFVDADSKEAHEKMKAPAATSAVDAVLEQIKKKQKLSVLDKTKKDWGEFKEETKGLEEDLDAYKKSSNQYLEKVSFLQRADYREFERERDARLSLQARRRPDMQEEP